A stretch of DNA from Aciduliprofundum sp. MAR08-339:
TAGATTGAATTTTAGAGAATTTCACGCATATACTTCTATATCTCAACAAGATTTTATTTACTCCTCTTTTTTACTGTTTTTTGGCCTGGGATCAAATAGCATGGTAATGCCCCCAATTACTTATAAGGATTATGCCTCACGTTTCTCATTATAAAAATACATACCAGAGACCCCACACAACAAATGCCATCCCACATAGAATTGCCTCAATTCCCAGCATTGCTAGGGTTATTTTCTTCTCTGTCATATTTCCCCAAGAGATGAACCTGTGATGAGATGCATGGGGGATTATGGGCAAGGGGGTTAATAAAGTTCTCATTTTATGAATTTTAATTGATTTCAGCCATGAGTCCACCAATTCCCTCCTGATCTTTTAAATTCCATAGAAGTTTTACTTTGTAGCCACATTTTTCAAATTTCTTTTTTAGAGATAGAAATCCGCGGTGATATTCAATAACATATCTTGGCACTTTTCTAAGCACTTTACAGGGTACCGAGAGAAGGGAATATTCACAACCTTCACAGTCAAATTTGGCAATATCTATTTTCTCTTTGGATATAACTCTGGTTACGGATATTCCCCTTATCATGTACTTATTATTTCCTTTTAATCCAACTGTTGTTGTGCCGAGATTTTCATATTTCAACTCAATTTCGCCATCTTTATCCGCTACTGCAAAATTGTAAACTTCACCATTTACTTTATTGAGTCTCAGATTCTCTCTTATTATTGGGATGTTTTCTTTCTGCGCTTCATATATAATTACTTTTCTGGCACCCCATTTTGAAAATAATACAGAAGAGTAGCCAATATAACCTCCAACATCAAGGATAACTTTATTACTATAGTCGAATACTCTATAATATTCTTCAAGGCTCTCTTTCAAGACACTTAACTGTATGGGATATGCTCCTATTTTTATATCTTCTTTCTTTACGTAAACCCTACCTTTACGTACATCAACTATTTTCCATCCACAGTGAGTTATATCTCTCAATCTCCAAAAATCGTTTTTACTTTGTAGGACAATGCCACCATCTGTATCACCCTTCATATGAATTCGTGCGGGGTGATTAAAAACAAGTGGAAGCAAGGATAGCGGTTTTTCTATATATCTAACTGAGAAGAATATTGTGCCCATCAAAGGTATCGGCCCTCTAATACCTGATTGTTCAAGCATAATTCTCACCTCCGCTTAAAATTAAAAAATTGTTGTGCCCTTAAAAATATATTGCCCCAGATTGCAGCGGTGATTAAAAAGTGTGAGTTACCATAGTGAGAATCATTCATAAGATTACTCGTTGCAAAGGTATAACTAATTTATTTCTAAAAATTTTTTCATCGGATTCCTATGCTCTTTAATCCTCTTAAGCTCAGCCTCCAAAGGTTATATTTCCAGCTCTCTATAGTTTTAGGTTTTCAATCTCAGTACTTATCCCCTTCTTTAACTCTCACGCCCAGTCCCAGTGCAATTCTATTCATAAAGTTAAAGTAGACAACTATGAGTGCAATATACACTTTCCTCCTCAGGAGGTATTTGAGATAAGAGTTCAAAAGATACCCCTCGAAACCGGAATTTTGAGGATTGGCTCAGGATCGCATAATATGTAAATGGCTCAAAGAACAGAAGATGGAAAGTGAGATTATCAGGTAAACAAACATTTCAAAGGGAGATGGAAGGATTTTACCTTTGTAGTCCAGATAATTACTGTCGTAGTTTTGCAATTAATTGTCCATATAGGCACTATAGGCAACCCATGCGAATTCATATTTTTTAGGTCCATTTATCGGGAACTCAATCATATTTCTCATCCAAATCTCTTTTTTTCTCTGCATGTCTATTTTCTTTGATTTTTTATAAGGTGCTCCGGCAACATAAGCCAAAATTTCTAGAGGCATCCAAAATAGATAATAGGTCAGGTCAGAAGATGCCCATTCTCTCACAATATTAAATCTTAGCTTTAAAGGTATTTCATTTCTAACAATGTATCTATCTCTCTCCGCAATGAATTTTCTCCAGATCATATGAATTGTGTTTTTTGCTTGTCTCTTTTCGGGTTCGTATGAAATCCAGTTCTCTCCTGTGATCAGTGGACACCATTTAAATGCATTTATCTCAATTAATCTCCACCAAAGATCAAAATCTTCATTATGTTGTAAATTTCTCCATCCACCCACTTTTTCTAAAAGATGTCTGGGATAGATCCCAGAATAAACTGCCTGCACTGCATATTTCCCGTAACCATCCCATCTCTCATAGGCTTTTATGAACTCCCACCATTGGGGATAATATACGGTATCGAGATCTACCTGAATTATGAACTCGCCCTTGGAATTTTCAAATGCAATCTGTCTGCCCCTTCCACGCTTGCACTTTTCCACTATTATCTTGAAATTGGAGAATCTTTTTTGGTACTCTTTTAGGATTTCCAGCGTACCATCTGTGGATTTGCTATCCACCACCACAATTTCAAAATCCTCTGGATTTATGTATTTCAGAATTGAATCAAGACTTGATCTTATTCTGGGAGCGTTGTTATATACAGTTGTACAGATAGAGTATTTTACCATTTTTTATTCCTCCGAGTATATCTTAAATTTAGTGTTATCAGCTTTATAACAGGGTAAATAATAAATGTTTTGTGAGAGATTATTACAAAATGAAAGGAATATTCAAAACATATAAATAATTGGGAAATATGAAGAAGATGATGCCTCATATACCTAACTCATATGTTGATAATATTAGAATTGCATTCTTTGGAGAATTGAGTCAAACTTTTACAAAAAGAGATTATGATATATTGAAAAAGCATTATTATTTAGAGGTATTACAACCACCTAAAACCAAGAAGGAATGGATGAAATATCCTAAAAGAGTTAAGGATATAGTTAAGAGAAATGATGTGGTATTTGGCTGGTTTGCAGGGTGGCACACACTACCTGCAGTTTATTATGCAAGAAAATACGGCAAAAAGTCCATTATCGTTGTGGGAGGTTACGATGCTGCTTGCGAGCCTGAGATAAATTACGGAGCATTTTCAAATTTGAAAGAGAAAATACCTGCAAAATATGTTTTAGAGCACGCAGATTTGCTTCTTGCAGTATCCCAATTTACAAAAAATGAAATAATGAAAAGAGTTGGGCCAAGGGATGTGCTCGTGGTTTATAATGGAGTGGATGTTGATAAGTTCAAGTTATCCGTGAGTAAGGATAGGAAGCTGGTAATAACAGTAGCCTCTGCGAAAAATGATTTACGGAGAATTAAGGTTAAAGGATTGGATACCTTTGTTAAGGCCGCAAAGTACCTTCCAGATACCAAATTCTTAGTTATTGGTGTGGATGGCTCTGCAAGAAAATATTTAGAAAATATAGCACCAAAAAATGTAGAGATAATTGGATATATTTCTCGTGATGAAGACCTCGTTAATTGGCTTCAGAGGGCGAAGGTGATATGCCAGCTCTCCTATTACGAGGCCTTCGGCCTTGCTCCTGCAGAGGGTATGGCCTGTGGATGTATCCCAGTGGTTACCAAAGATAAATCTGGAATGTCCGAGTTTGTGAGAGAGGTTGGATTCTATGTACCCTATGGTGATCCCAAAGCAACTGCAGATGCCATAAAAAAAGCCGTAGAAGCACCTCTGGAATGGGGTCTTAGGGCTAGGGAAATAATCGAAAAAGAGTTTTCCATAAAGAAAAGGGAAGAGATATTGATCAAAATAATTAAAAATGTTTTGTGGGAAAGGGAATCTATTTAAAATGATAGAATATTCCCACCTGATGAGCAGCAAACTCTTCAGTGATTTGGAAGTGGTAAAGTCCATGTTAGAAAGAGAGTCTTTGTTTAGCTATGTATTTAAAATACTTTTAATTTCTTTACAATTCATAAGCAGCAAAATTGCAGCAAGCTCGCCCATCTCTAAAAAAGATAAAAAGATAGTAATTTTCACGAACCTGTATTACACGGGCAATCCACGGGCGGTATATGAGAGGATGCTTGAAGATTCAAAGTTGAGGAAGAAATATGAAATTTACTGGATGGCTCCCCAGCTTTCAACCTTTTTTGAATTGAGAAAAAAGAAGTTGCCTGTGCTGTACAAGCATGGATTACTCAGTGTGAAGAAATATATGAACGCGGATCTATGGGTCCTTGCGCATAAAGGTGCTTGGAATGTACCGTTCTTCTTGCAATCAAAATACAAATCTTTGCCAAAATTACAGTTATGGCATGGTGTGGGTCCCAAAGGTATACATAACACCCAAGAAGATTATAAAATTCACAAGGGTTGGTGTGTACCTTCAGAATTTGTGAAGATGCGACATATAAAAATATGGAATGCACCTCCTAATAAACTATATGTTACCGGTGAGGCAAAAATTGATCATCTTCTTTATTTACTAAACCTTCCTAGGAGTAAGTTAGTTTCCCAAATTAAAACTAAAGTTAAGGTTAATCCAGAATACAAATTTATACTTTATGCGCCCACTTATGATGTGAAAGTATGGCCTTGGGGGAATGTGAAAAAAGGTATAGATGAATTTTGTGAAATTTTATCAGAAAAAAATGCCTATTTGTTACTTAGATTACATCCATATTATAAGCCCAGTGAAGAATTAAAGAAGATAATTCGAAAATGTAGAAATATTATTGACGTTTCAATGAGCAAATGTCCGGATACCATGCTTGTATTGGCTGTCTCGGATATCCTTATTACTGACTGGTCATCCATTTATACTGATTTTACTGTTTCCCAAAGACCTATAATATTTTTAAATGTAAAGCCTAACTATTATACCGAGCAAAGGGGAGAGTCATTAATACCACCTCATATGAGGCCAGGAATAATTGTAAATTCGAAAGAAGAGCTATTTGATGCTTTGAGGAATATTTTTGATAATAAATGGTCTTCAGATAAAAAATTAGAGATTTTGCAATTCATTAAATTGGTACATGGAAAGGTGGATGGTGAAGCATCTAGAAGGGTTATAGAGGTCATAGAAAAAATAATATGAGGACTAAAATCTTCTTTTTTTCAGAAGATAATCGATCAATTCCTTATCGCTATGTATATCCATTTCCTGCCACTCAGATTGATTTATCCATATGGGGATAATTTTCTCTCCTTTGGAGGCCATATAGTTAAACACTTCGAGCCAGAATTTTGAAAGATATTCTTCTTTTCTAACCAAATACTCTAAGGTATTTACGAACTTATTTTTTCCGGTTCCACAGAATTTTGCAATTCCGGTAGACTCGGCATCAGTTTCATTCACATCTATTTTTTTGCTTACATATTTTATAAAACCATTTTCTATTTTAACTTTCATATCATCTGCATCGTAACCATTTTTCTCATCCACTACTAAGAATATGCCATCATTGCCAGCATCGATTAATTTTTTTATCACATCTAATTTGAAGAGATTATCTCCATTAGTAACAATAACATCACCTCTGACTTTCAAACTTCCGAACCATAAGGACACCAAGTTGTTGGAGACTTTATAAAAAGGGTTATAGGCAATGTCTACAAATCCTTCATAATTCCACTCTTTAATTTTTTGCTCTACCTTCTCAGTAAGGTAGCCAGTAACCACAATTACTCTTTCAATTTCAGAGATATTTTCAAATATTTTAAGTTGTTTTTGAAGAATTGTTTCACCATCCCACAGTGGCAAAAGAATTTTTGGTGTATCAGCTGTCAAGGGCATCAACCTCTCGCCTCTTCCTGCACCTAAAATAATCGCATCCATATTATTCCCCCCAGTTTCTTAGCCATAACTCTAAACTTATTAGCATCCATATTCTCTGAATTACATAATTGTCATGTTCCATTTTAAATTTGCGGAGAATATCTTTTATCTCATCATATGAAACATATTTTGTGATCTTAGCATTTTTGTTTAGGAGTTCATCTGCATATTTTATTAATTTATCTTTCCACTCTAAAAATGGAATTGGGAATCCCATTTTCCTTCTATTTATTATTTCTTCCGGTATTTTTTCTGAGCCTAGTTTTTTAAGAATATATTTTGGAATGTCATGTTTTTCTGCTATTTCATCACTGGTTTTGGTTTGAGCTTTTATGTAATCCTCCCAAGATTTCCACGGACTCTTAAAGTGATTGGGTAAACTAAAAACGAACTCTACAAGCTCATGGTCTAAAAATGGCACTCTACTCTCCACCGCGTTAGCCATAGTAGAGTTATCCACTCTGTTTAATAGAATAGGAAGATGAGCATTCAAAAAGAAATAGGATAATTTGTGATAATCATCGTGTGCAATTTCATCTAATATGTTATTGAAAATTTCTATATATTCTTCATCTCCTTTGTGTTTTAGTATTTTTTCGACAATCTCAGGGGGCCAGTATGGGTATCTAAGTAGCAATAGATCTAGAATTGTTGTAATTACCTTTCCACCGTACCTTTCATATAACTCTGGCAATTTTTTTCTTAACTCCTCTGGAGAATTCCTCGAGTTTGTAAAAATACGCATTCTTTCCATATCGAAGGGACTTCTGAATATTCTGTTATATCCATAAAATATCTCATCCGAGCCCTCACCAGAGAGAACTACATACACGCCCATCTTACGTATATACTTGGATAATAAAAATAGTGCAACTTCATTTGGTACACCTATTGGCTCATCCTTGATTTTTGCATATTCTTCCATTCCTTTTATATAATCTTCAAAGTCTAAAGCAATATCATGGTGCTCTGCGTTGATATACTCTGCGACCTTGGTGGCATATTCTCCCTCATCAAAGGTACTACCTTTAAACCTTACAGTGAAGGTTATAACCTTATTGGATAAATCTCGCATATAGGCAGCGATAACACTGGAATCTAGGCCACCAGATAAAATAGCGCCCACCTTTACATCAGCGATCAATCTTCTTCTCACCGATTTTTTTAAAAGTTCATCAAGGGTAATGAGTGCCTCATCAAATCCCATGGTTTCATACTTAGGATTTGGCTTTAATCTCCAATATCTCCAAACTTTAATAGATCTAGATGTAAGATCAAAGACCATATTATGGCCTGGTAAGAGTTTTTTAATACTCTTAAATAAAGTTTCTTCCCCCACAACTCCCCTGAACATAAGATAATCTGAGATTTTATTTTCATTTATTTGTCTTTTTAATCCGTGTTGAAGAATTCCTTTAATTTCTGAACTAAACACAAGATTTTCCCCATCATAATGATAGTAAAGGGGTTTGATTCCAAATCTATCTCTACTCAAAAATATAGTACCTTTTTTCTTATCATAAATTGCAAATGCCCACATGCCATTTAGTTTCTCCACACATTCGTACCCCCATTCTAAATAAGCAGCTAATATAACTTCAGTATCACTATGTGTATTGAAAACGTATCCTTTGTTTTCTAATTCACTTCTTATTTCCATGAAATTGTAAATTTCCCCATTATATACTATCCATACTTCTTTCTCATCCTTCTTGTATTTCATAGGCTGATGAGCTTTTTTACTGAGGTCAATTATGGCCAATCTCACATGGCCCAAGGTAACATTTTCATCTGAGAAAATACCTTCATCATCAGGACCACGATGCTTCAGGGCATCATTCATTTTAGATATCAACTCTGTGTTTTTCCAAGTAAATCCGTTTATGCCACACATTGCTTGACAATATTAATTAGTGATATAAACTTTTGTTACCTATAAGTAGAGATTCTATAAAAAGCAGTGAGAAACTCTGTACTTCTAATTTTGTATTTTACAATATTTTTTGTGCAGTTCTCCAAAGGTCAGATTTCCAGTTCTCTATAATTTTAGGTTTTCAATCTCAGTACCTATACCCCTTCTTTAACTCTCACGCTCAGTCCCAGTACAATTCTATTCGCGAAATTAAAATGGAAAGCTATAAGCACTATATACATTTTCCTCCTCAGGAGGTATTTTAGAGTTAGAGCCGAGGGTTGCGTGGGCAGCGATAGAAGCTCTACCACTTCTTGGAAGGCTTGATATATTTGAGAAGTTCAAAATCAAATTCATGAGAAGGAGGAAAAAAATAATACTTAAACCTGTGTAGTAATGTGTTCATCTCTCTTATTTGTTTAGTTTCAACAACCATTTCCACAGAGGTACAAAATTTATCTCGCCTTTCTCTTCGTAATCCCAGGTAATTACCGTTTTGTTCTTGCAATTTAACTCCTCTCCTGCCTTCTCAAGTGCTTTTATCTCTCTTCTCTCAATTTCATCTCTTCCCGAAGCGTAGGTCACCTGAATCAATTCTTTCATTCTCTCTCTTTCCTTGAGCACAAAATCAATCTCATAATCTCTGGCTTTATAGTAGTATAGCTCCCATAGTGGATGATAATTCTTTCTCCTCAGGAGGTCTAGGAACACTATGTTTTCCATATATTTACCATAGTCATCAGAGAATTTACCCACCTGGGAGAGAGATGGGTCGCAGAGATACGCTTTTCTGGGCCAGCCCTCTCTTAGATGCACCTTTTCATTGTACCTGCGGAGAAAGAATACAGCCACAGTATCTTCAATTTTGTCCATGTAATCATATAGTGTATTCTTTCCAAACCGTGAACCGCTGCTTCTGAGTTTTTTTGCAATACTATTTATGCTAAACTCCTTTGCAAAGTTTTGAATGATATGCATCATCAGATATCTTGCAAGGGTGATGTTTTTCAGATTGTGTCGCTCAACAAAATCCCTGAATAGGATCATGTCCACATACTCTTTCAATATTCTCTCTTTATCACTTCCCATCACAATCTCTGGGAATCCCCCCGTATCAATATACTCTCGAAGAACATTTCTTATTCTACTCTCATCATCTCTGGAAATTACTCTCCCAATTTTCACTCCTCTCAATTCCATAAACTCTCTGAAACTGAGTGGTAGAAGAATGTACGAATAGGTTCTGCCCCTCAAACTTGTGGCAATTTCCCGGCTAAGAAGTTTGGAGGAAGATCCAGTGAGATATATCCTGTACTTGCCCCGATCAATGAGACTTCTGACTGCATGCTCCCATCCATGAACGTTCTGCACTTCATCAAGAAATACTCTCTCCACATTCATGCCTGTTAACTCGGTGAAGAGCCGCAGAATCTCATATATATCTTTTGCCCTTACATCCAGAAGCCTTATGTCTTCAAAATTAAGATAAAGCGTCCTGTATCTATCATCTCCAATTAACTGATAGAAATAATATGTCTTTCCCACACGTCTCGGTCCGATCACTGCCACAGCCCTATCATCTCTAATTCTGAGTTCCCTCTCCACAATATCCGGAGTTGCCCTGTTCAGCCATTCTGTAAGGTAATCACGCACTTCCTTTGAATTCATGTATTTACTATAGTGAAATTTTTACTTAAATTTTTCTTTATTGTTGAGAAAATTTTGCAAATATTATGGTGTGCTCTTCCAATGCACCTGTCAAAGATTGGGTTTCAACAACCATTTCCACAGAGGTACAAAATTTATCTCTCCCTCTTCCTCGTAATCCCAGGTGATTATCGTCTTGTTTTTGCAATTCAGTTCCTCCCCTGCTTTCTTAAGCGCTTTTATCTCTCTTCTCTCAATTTCATCTCTTCCAGAAGCATATGTCACTTGGATTAATTCTTTTATTTTCTCTCTTTCCTTGAGCACAAAATCAACTTCCCTTTGCTGATGATCCTTCCAGTAATATATTTCCATATCCCTATGCCAGTAACTCTTTCGCCGCATGAGCTCCACAGCAACAACATTTTCCATTGCTCTCCAGATATTGGCAGAGAGGTTGAAGCCCACAACCTTCGCCATTCCCGTGTCCATCGCATATACCTTCTTTGGTGCAAGCATCTGCTCTTTGAGCTTGTATGAAAAGCGTTCCACAGTAAAAGCCAGATAGGCGTTCTGAATGTAATCAAAATACTTTTTCACCGTATGGGGGCTCTTCACTCCGAGAACATTCTTGATCCTGTTGAATGATATCTCTCTGCCCGTATTGCTCATCACATACCTCCCAAGGGCTCGGAGAACATGTGGGTACTTAACCCCATACCTGCCCATTATGTCCCGCTCAACAATGTCCCTGTAATTCTCAGATAGAAACATATTTCCAAGTTTATACGCCAGAGGAAAACCTCCCCTCTCAATGTATTCCTTCAGATGATCTTTTATCTTAGCCCGAGTTGCCGTGGAGTACGCAGAGCCGTTGATCCCGTTGTACTGCAGAAATTCCCTGAAACTGAATGGGTAGAGCATGAAATCAATATGTCTGCCCGTGAGATGCGTGGCAAGCTCCCTGCCCATCAATCTTGCGTTGCTTCCAGTTATTATTACTCTCCTCCCAGTTATTATTCTCGATACGAATTTTTCCCATCCGGGGATGTTCTGAATCTCATCAAAGATTAATGTGTTCACCACACCCTTGAGGGAATAAACGGCTTCAAGCACTGTATTCAGTTCCTCTCCTTGCATAGCCAGCCGCTCATCTTCAAAGTTCACATAAGCCACATGCTCACCGTTGGCAAGCACCCACGCAAGAAAGGATTTGCCGCATCTTCTCACCCCGGTTATTACCAGCGCAACATCTGTGTTTATCATACTCTCCACCACTTCCTTGCACTCCCTTTCCACCACATTTCCCTCGGAAAATCTGCGGTGCATGTCCTCCTCCCTGTCCACAATCGCCGATTTTATCGTGTCCATGGATACCATATTGTACTGAAGATGCAAATAATTAATAAATCTTTGCATTTGAGGTGCCATGTTTCTCGAGCAAATATCACAGAGGGATGAAAATCCTATTCATAGAGGGGCAGGGTTTTTGAGCTCGGCCCCCGTGCCTTCAAGGCCTATCTTCAAAATCCTCTCTGGGCATAACTCGAAAATGTTTCTTTCTTTATCCTGGAGGATGAGCGAGCCGTTCTATTCTGTGCGGATATGCTCAAATTCATGCTCTTTGACCATATCTGGAAACTTCGTTGAATCCACGGTCACATGCTCAATGGAGAGCTTTTCGAGCATCTTTGCTATTCTCTCTCTGGTTCCGATTTTTTCACCTCCAGGTTGCACTCCAGGTCATGCTATTTAAACCCATGGGATAATGGGCATTTTCAGAGGAATGAATCTTATGTTTGAGATGATTGTGAGGACGGGTAATTTTTCTCATCTTTATGATTCTGTTCCGGGAGGTGGCCATTCGGTATGTTTTCTTGATTTATCTGATTTGCATAAGCGAGAATCTCACCAATACTCTTTATCATGGTATCATCTGACTTGGAAAGTATCTCACCCAGGCTTGGTAAAAAGTAATCAAAGAACTTCTCAGAGATATTTTTTATATCTTTGATCTTCTCATCCATCTCCCTTTTCATCTCTTCTTTTAGTGTACTCTTCATCTCAGTCATCTCATCCTCTATTTCTCTCCTCATACTCTCCATGTATTTTGGATAAATCCTGTATCCCCTCTCCTCAAGGCGATTTATGAGAATCTGAGGACTTAGATCCTTCTCCAGGGAGTCGATCTTGTTGCTAACCTTAACAATGGCCTTCGTGCTCTTTTCATTGAAATCCACAAGATTTTTCACGGTATTTCCTATGAAATTTTCCATACTGCCCATATCCTTTTCCACTTTTTCAACGCGACTCTCCGTAGTATTTAACCTCTCCTCAATATTCTGAATTTTGGAACTCAACTCGTTTATCTTTCCAGGGTCTGTAGCATTAACCCTGATTACCTGCGGCTGCTCCTTCTCCTTGGGTGGTATCTCATCCAGTTCATTCAACGCATACTTTAACTTTGCAAATTCCTTTATGTCCTCCATGAAGGAATCGTGCTCGATTACCGTTATATTTATTGGTGTGGAAACCTCTCCCGGATCCATATCCTCTGGAGAAACTGTTGCATATACCAGTCCCGTGGCACTTCTGAGATTGATCCATTCACTGAACCTTCTCATCTGGGACGGATTGAGCATGCTTAGTACGCCGTTGAGTTGTGTGCTCAACTCGTAGTTAACTGCCTTCAAATGCTTTATTTTTTCATCCTTCTTCTCTATTTCTTTCTTCAGAGCCTGGACCTTATCTTCAAGCTCCTGTATTTTGTGCACCTTCTCACTTGCCTCGGTCAGGCTCGCAAGGTACCTCGTTCCGAATTCAACGAACTTCTCGGGATCTTCCATTAGCTTACTCATTTTCCTGTGATCGATCCTGGCATTGTGCATCACAAGGAAAAATGCCTGAAAGCCCAGCCCTTCGATCACTTGAGACAACCAGAGGTGCTTTCTCTCCATGATCTCCCATTCCTTCGCATAGGACCCGTCAATCGTTGAGGCCAGGAGTGGGTATTTCATCTCCCCGTAGGCCAGGGTACTTTGCTTGCTGTAGTACGCCTTGCCGTTTATATCTCTGAGCCTTTTTACCACGTAATTCTTCAAATTCTCAAACTCGCTTTTCTTCATCCTCAACTCAACCCTCTCGCTCTCCGTTCCGTAGGGAGTGGTGAAGTAGAACCTCGCCACTCCGTTCTTCCACCTGGGCCCTGTGCTTAGGAGGTATCCTTCCTCGATCAACTCCTCAATCCTATCTGGCACGAACATTTTTATCACCCAAAATTATATATCATGCGGACTTTAATAAAACTTTCCATGCTTTGGACTCGATTCGAGGATGTTCGAGATTTTATTGACTTGCTCTTTTACCTTGTTTTTCTTGGTTTGAGAAAATTCGAGATGCTGGTTCGAATCGAATCTCGGATCGGATGCTGGAATATGCATTGAAATGCCCTTGTTTGAGAGATTTTTTTCCTTCATGAAGGGGTTTGTGGGGTATATTGGCTTGTATCAAGAAGTTGCGTGAAAAATTTTCGTGATAAGCTCGGGTTTCGGAAAGGATATCTATCCTGCAAAATCTTAATTTACAACCTGCCCATTTACATTCTAATGCTTGATCTCCTACGAGCGGATGCCTGGGCGCCCGTGATGCATCTCTTCAATCTCACTCAGAAAAAGAAGTTCAGCATATTTTTTTACTCTCTTGTTATCCTTGCATTTCTCTTGGATTTCTATGTAATACATTCATCCTTCGGGTTCTTCTCCTATACGCTAATCTTTGCTATATCTGTGATGCTCAATGAGAGAAAATTCTATAAAATTGAGAAGATTGAAATGTGGGAAGCGTTGCTTGGGCTTTTTATTATAATTTCTTCATTCACTCTTGTCACCCCTGTAAAATGGGTGTTTGTTCCCGGAACTCGTGTGTTTGGGGTGTTCAACAGCGGAGTTCTGATAATAGGATACTTTGTGATGTTTTATGGATTGAGAAAATATAGGATAATTTTTCCATTTTTAATATTCTATGGAGCCATGGTGATTCTCAACGGTACTTGGGGATTTGTTGTAAATGATTTCGCTCAGATGTATATAGCACCCATTTCCTCTCATCTAGCATATTCTTTCCTGAAGCTTCTGGGCTATCCAGTGAGCATCTCGGGCACGACCATAACCATAATAAGTCAAAGGGGCACGCCCGTCTCCGCAACCGTAGCCGGCGCATGCTCGGGAATTGAGGGTATGACGCTTTCCGCGGTAATGCTTGTTGGATTGCTTATGGGCTCAAAGATGAAGTATGTGTGGCGAGCGCTGGTGATACTCATTGCCGCTCTCACCATGTTCTTCATCAATGTACTTCGCCTCTTTCTCACATTTATGGCCGCATACTATTGGGGACACGAGGGTCTGAACCTTGCCCATGAGTGGCTAGGGAATATTCTATTTTTAGTGTTTATTATAATCTATTGGGTAGGAGTAGAGAAAATATTCGT
This window harbors:
- the asnB gene encoding asparagine synthase (glutamine-hydrolyzing), producing the protein MCGINGFTWKNTELISKMNDALKHRGPDDEGIFSDENVTLGHVRLAIIDLSKKAHQPMKYKKDEKEVWIVYNGEIYNFMEIRSELENKGYVFNTHSDTEVILAAYLEWGYECVEKLNGMWAFAIYDKKKGTIFLSRDRFGIKPLYYHYDGENLVFSSEIKGILQHGLKRQINENKISDYLMFRGVVGEETLFKSIKKLLPGHNMVFDLTSRSIKVWRYWRLKPNPKYETMGFDEALITLDELLKKSVRRRLIADVKVGAILSGGLDSSVIAAYMRDLSNKVITFTVRFKGSTFDEGEYATKVAEYINAEHHDIALDFEDYIKGMEEYAKIKDEPIGVPNEVALFLLSKYIRKMGVYVVLSGEGSDEIFYGYNRIFRSPFDMERMRIFTNSRNSPEELRKKLPELYERYGGKVITTILDLLLLRYPYWPPEIVEKILKHKGDEEYIEIFNNILDEIAHDDYHKLSYFFLNAHLPILLNRVDNSTMANAVESRVPFLDHELVEFVFSLPNHFKSPWKSWEDYIKAQTKTSDEIAEKHDIPKYILKKLGSEKIPEEIINRRKMGFPIPFLEWKDKLIKYADELLNKNAKITKYVSYDEIKDILRKFKMEHDNYVIQRIWMLISLELWLRNWGE
- a CDS encoding ATP-binding protein, with protein sequence MNSKEVRDYLTEWLNRATPDIVERELRIRDDRAVAVIGPRRVGKTYYFYQLIGDDRYRTLYLNFEDIRLLDVRAKDIYEILRLFTELTGMNVERVFLDEVQNVHGWEHAVRSLIDRGKYRIYLTGSSSKLLSREIATSLRGRTYSYILLPLSFREFMELRGVKIGRVISRDDESRIRNVLREYIDTGGFPEIVMGSDKERILKEYVDMILFRDFVERHNLKNITLARYLMMHIIQNFAKEFSINSIAKKLRSSGSRFGKNTLYDYMDKIEDTVAVFFLRRYNEKVHLREGWPRKAYLCDPSLSQVGKFSDDYGKYMENIVFLDLLRRKNYHPLWELYYYKARDYEIDFVLKERERMKELIQVTYASGRDEIERREIKALEKAGEELNCKNKTVITWDYEEKGEINFVPLWKWLLKLNK
- a CDS encoding ATP-binding protein gives rise to the protein MVSMDTIKSAIVDREEDMHRRFSEGNVVERECKEVVESMINTDVALVITGVRRCGKSFLAWVLANGEHVAYVNFEDERLAMQGEELNTVLEAVYSLKGVVNTLIFDEIQNIPGWEKFVSRIITGRRVIITGSNARLMGRELATHLTGRHIDFMLYPFSFREFLQYNGINGSAYSTATRAKIKDHLKEYIERGGFPLAYKLGNMFLSENYRDIVERDIMGRYGVKYPHVLRALGRYVMSNTGREISFNRIKNVLGVKSPHTVKKYFDYIQNAYLAFTVERFSYKLKEQMLAPKKVYAMDTGMAKVVGFNLSANIWRAMENVVAVELMRRKSYWHRDMEIYYWKDHQQREVDFVLKEREKIKELIQVTYASGRDEIERREIKALKKAGEELNCKNKTIITWDYEEEGEINFVPLWKWLLKPNL
- a CDS encoding archaeosortase/exosortase family protein; the encoded protein is MLDLLRADAWAPVMHLFNLTQKKKFSIFFYSLVILAFLLDFYVIHSSFGFFSYTLIFAISVMLNERKFYKIEKIEMWEALLGLFIIISSFTLVTPVKWVFVPGTRVFGVFNSGVLIIGYFVMFYGLRKYRIIFPFLIFYGAMVILNGTWGFVVNDFAQMYIAPISSHLAYSFLKLLGYPVSISGTTITIISQRGTPVSATVAGACSGIEGMTLSAVMLVGLLMGSKMKYVWRALVILIAALTMFFINVLRLFLTFMAAYYWGHEGLNLAHEWLGNILFLVFIIIYWVGVEKIFVLRRNTKCLKDY